Proteins encoded together in one Coffea arabica cultivar ET-39 chromosome 2c, Coffea Arabica ET-39 HiFi, whole genome shotgun sequence window:
- the LOC113724198 gene encoding uncharacterized protein: MGPIIRLLRVCDTDERPSLGYVYEGMFRAITGIKKLFRSSERLYKPYIDIINDRWDRMLRKNLHATAYFLNPAFQCDTATFSTHPEITNGLLDYIESKVDWCSVENLTREIGMYREREGSFGRKLAILTSKKDRPENWWKLFGCDAPNLQKLAIRILSQTASSSGCEHNWSVFERIHTKKRNRLEHQRLNDLVYVHYNLRLQYRYM; encoded by the exons ATGGGTCCTATTATTCGGTTGTTGAGAGTTTGTGACACTGATGAAAGGCCTTCTTTGGGGTATGTGTATGAAGGTATGTTTAGAGCAATTACTGGAATCAAGAAGTTGTTCAGGAGTAGTGAAAGACTATATAAGCCTTACATTGATATCATCAATGACCGATGGGATAGGATGTTGAGGAAAAATTTGCATGCTACGGCATATTTTTTAAATCCCGCTTTTCAATGTGACACTGCCACATTCTCTACACATCCAGAAATTACAAATGGTTTGTTGGATTACATAGAATCAAAGGTGGATTGGTGTAGTGTGGAAAATTTAACAAGAGAAATTGGAATGTATCGAGAGCGGGAGGGAAGTTTTGGCAGAAAACTTGCTATTCTTACTAGCAAGAAAGATAGACCAg AGAATTGGTGGAAGCTCTTTGGTTGTGATGCTCCCAACTTACAAAAACTTGCAATTCGGATTTTGAGTCAAACAGCTTCTTCTTCAGGATGTGAGCATAATTGGAGTGTTTTTGAACGTATTCATACTAAGAAAAGGAATAGGTTGGAGCATCAAAGGCTCAATGATCTTGTATATGTGCATTACAATTTGCGTTTGCAGTATAGGTATATGTAA
- the LOC113724199 gene encoding uncharacterized protein has translation MGHGYKAPSYHSLRVTLLRDAKKDVQLVVDSFRNTWAEIGCTIMGDGWKDSRQRPLINFLVYCPKGISFIKSIDASDIVTNAENLCNLFVEIVEIVGSKNVVHLVTNNASNYKAAGTLLNERYPTICWSPCAAHCIDLILKDIGEMGTIKSLMALAATVTVFVYNHKYVLNWLRKTNGWREIIRPGETRFATTFIALKSLHDHKDSLQALVTSGDYKKFLKMNKGKEVKQIV, from the coding sequence ATGGGCCATGGTTATAAAGCTCCATCTTATCATTCTTTGCGAGTCACTTTGTTGCGAGATGCTAAGAAAGATGTGCAGTTAGTTGTTGATTCATTTCGAAATACTTGGGCTGAAATTGGATGCACTATAATGGGTGATGGATGGAAAGATAGTAGACAAAGACCATTGattaattttctggtttattgTCCTAAGGGTATATCTTTTATCAAGTCTATAGATGCATCGGACATTGTGACAAATGCAGAAAATTTGTGCAATCTGTTTGTTGAAATTGTTGAAATTGTTGGTTCAAAAAATGTGGTGCATTTAGTCACTAATAATGCTAGCAATTATAAGGCTGCTGGAACtttattaaatgaaagataTCCAACTATTTGCTGGTCTCCATGTGCTGCCCATTGTATCGATTTGATTTTGAAGGATATTGGTGAAATGGGTACTATTAAATCTCTAATGGCTCTTGCTGCTACAGTAACTGTTTTTGTGTATAATCATAAATATGTTCTAAATTGGCTGAGAAAAACTAATGGGTGGAGGGAGATTATTCGTCCGGGGGAGACACGATTCGCCACCACTTTTATTGCACTAAAGAGCTTACATGATCACAAAGACAGCTTACAAGCTTTAGTCACTAGCGGAGATTACAAAAAGTTCTTGAAAATGAACAAAGGAAAAGAGGTCAAACAAATTGTTTAG
- the LOC113724197 gene encoding protein STRICTOSIDINE SYNTHASE-LIKE 10-like, producing the protein MAPKQHDSSLSTLFLLATLIYNVGIVGCQIKRSETFPIFGATGPESLAFDRNGGGPYTGVSDGRIIKWQANVNRWVDFATTTPYRFGCQGPFDHVLTEARCGRPLGLSFNHRTGDLYIADAYMGLLVVGPEGGLARPLAKEAGGVPFRFTNDVVVDQNSGIVYFTDTSTRLPRSAYAYVILSGDNSGRLLKYDLRTNQVTVLMDHLMFPNGVALSKNGDFLLVTETTNSRVLRYWLEPSRVGTVDVFAELPGRPDNIKRNQQGEFWVAANSRDGIYNPLGMIVKLSQNGDILKVLEAGNGETWQLSSDVNEQNGSLWIGSVEESRVVKIKL; encoded by the exons ATGGCTCCTAAGCAGCATGATTCATCTCTCTCTACCCTATTTCTCTTAGCTACATTAATCTATAACGTTGGAATTGTCGGTTGTCAGATTAAGAGGTCTGAAACTTTTCCAATCTTTGGTGCAACCGGACCAGAGAGTCTTGCCTTTGATCGGAATGGTGGTGGCCCATACACAGGTGTTTCTGATGGTCGAATAATAAAGTGGCAAGCAAACGTGAATCGCTGGGTCGATTTTGCTACAACAACTCCATACAG ATTTGGTTGTCAAGGTCCGTTTGATCATGTTCTTACAGAGGCAAGATGTGGGCGACCATTGGGGCTAAGTTTCAATCATAGGACTGGTGATCTTTACATTGCCGATGCCTATATGGGTCTCCTAGTCGTAGGTCCTGAGGGTGGATTAGCGAGACCACTGGCTAAGGAAGCTGGAGGAGTTCCTTTCAGATTCACCAATGATGTAGTTGTCGACCAAAACAGTGGTATAGTATATTTTACTGACACCAGCACAAGATTGCCAAGAAG TGCATATGCTTACGTGATATTAAGTGGTGACAACTCAGGCAGGCTGTTGAAATATGACCTGAGAACTAATCAAGTGACGGTTCTTATGGACCATCTCATGTTTCCAAATGGAGTAGCATTGAGCAAAAATGGAGATTTCTTACTCGTTACTGAAACCACAAATAGTAGGGTGCTGAGGTATTGGCTTGAGCCATCCAGGGTTGGCACGGTTGATGTTTTCGCAGAGCTTCCAGGAAGGCCagacaatatcaaaagaaacCAACAAGGTGAATTTTGGGTGGCGGCTAACTCACGAGATGGGATATACAATCCGCTTGGAATGATAGTTAAACTGAGTCAAAATGGTGACATATTGAAGGTATTAGAGGCTGGAAATGGGGAGACATGGCAGCTTAGTAGCGATGTGAATGAACAGAATGGAAGTTTGTGGATAGGATCTGTAGAAGAATCTCGGGTCGTGAAGATAAAACTCTAA